A genomic stretch from Synechococcus sp. MU1643 includes:
- a CDS encoding 2-deoxyribose-5-phosphate aldolase → MADPAQELPELPPRLDQAILDPLLTRDQLQSLCDSGIQEGVRAICTTPRQLPLLRKRIGTTDAGPLLVAAIGFPFGAIPAELKLAEAEWCAAHGAQELDVVPDFSALANGDSGTFAEELAALCELGLPIRAILDMARLESEQLELAVEAAIDAGAAGLQTGNGFGPACHADQIRQLKQLIRNRCAIKAAGGIHSLSDAGELLLAGADLLGTSSAPALLQAQRRPAV, encoded by the coding sequence ATGGCTGATCCAGCCCAAGAGCTCCCCGAACTGCCTCCCCGGCTTGATCAGGCGATCCTCGACCCCCTGCTGACCCGGGACCAGCTGCAATCCCTCTGCGATTCCGGGATTCAGGAGGGCGTGCGGGCCATCTGCACTACACCGCGTCAGTTGCCGCTGCTGCGGAAACGCATCGGGACCACCGACGCCGGCCCCCTCTTGGTGGCGGCCATCGGCTTTCCCTTCGGGGCAATTCCCGCTGAACTCAAGCTGGCCGAAGCGGAGTGGTGTGCCGCCCATGGCGCCCAGGAGCTCGATGTGGTGCCTGATTTCAGCGCCTTGGCCAATGGCGATTCAGGCACTTTTGCCGAGGAACTCGCCGCTCTATGCGAACTGGGGCTTCCCATTCGGGCCATCCTGGACATGGCACGACTGGAAAGCGAACAACTGGAGCTGGCCGTGGAGGCCGCCATCGATGCTGGTGCTGCGGGACTGCAGACCGGAAACGGCTTCGGTCCGGCATGTCATGCCGATCAGATCCGCCAGTTGAAACAGCTGATCCGCAACCGCTGCGCCATCAAGGCGGCCGGGGGCATCCATAGCCTCAGCGATGCGGGGGAGCTTTTGTTAGCGGGGGCCGATCTGCTGGGCACCAGCAGCGCGCCGGCTCTGCTGCAGGCCCAGCGCCGCCCCGCGGTCTGA
- the lipB gene encoding lipoyl(octanoyl) transferase LipB — protein sequence MPVVIGKLDTAHDSAHPQRAFLFEPGHPVRFDAAWSAQQRWQSSLLADPSAPEAVWILQHKTCYTLGRGASEEHLHFDPLDPPAPLYRIDRGGEVTHHLPGQLVAYPVLDLRRRNPDLHWYLRQLEQVVLDVLAELGLEGQRLPGLTGLWLDNRKVAAIGVGCRRWITQHGLALNVDCSMQGFEQVTPCGLAGRAVGRLADWLPGLTSAEVQPLLRQALAHRFGLVWEEEAR from the coding sequence GTGCCGGTAGTTATCGGCAAGCTAGATACGGCGCACGATTCGGCCCACCCCCAGCGTGCATTTCTTTTCGAGCCCGGTCATCCGGTTCGATTCGATGCGGCCTGGTCGGCGCAACAGCGCTGGCAGAGCAGTCTTCTGGCTGATCCATCGGCGCCGGAGGCGGTTTGGATCCTGCAGCACAAGACTTGCTACACCCTCGGCCGCGGTGCCAGCGAGGAGCACCTGCATTTCGATCCCCTCGACCCACCAGCACCCCTGTACCGGATTGATCGTGGCGGGGAGGTGACCCATCACCTGCCCGGCCAACTGGTGGCCTATCCGGTGTTGGACCTTCGGCGCCGAAATCCCGATTTGCACTGGTATTTGCGCCAGCTGGAACAAGTCGTGCTGGATGTTTTGGCGGAGTTGGGCTTGGAGGGTCAGCGTCTGCCGGGGTTGACCGGCCTCTGGTTGGACAACCGCAAGGTTGCCGCTATCGGTGTGGGCTGTCGCCGCTGGATCACCCAACACGGCCTGGCGCTGAACGTTGATTGTTCGATGCAGGGGTTTGAGCAGGTCACCCCCTGTGGTCTCGCCGGTCGCGCGGTCGGGCGGCTTGCCGACTGGTTACCAGGACTGACGTCGGCTGAGGTGCAGCCGCTGTTGCGGCAAGCCCTGGCCCATCGTTTCGGTCTGGTCTGGGAGGAGGAAGCGAGATAG
- the recO gene encoding DNA repair protein RecO has protein sequence MAERRLTGLALKVGPLGEHDRLLSLLSDAEGVSRFAVPGARRPKSSLAAAAPLTLLELQVGGRSGLARVRQLRVLRSFSGLGQQLETLAAAQALCDLCLQLAAQDPVEGLLATMQLHLERLEEHRADPELVLACTVQACIHLLTLGGYGLPLQTCCITGDRLDPPLGQWDWRCSLLPQDGFAIDEQPGAAIQLNPSEMALLQRLTRAELPRRRDGELMGPPAVWRRLLRLVEIWSRTHLNRPSKALAMLRETLLAGA, from the coding sequence ATGGCAGAACGACGACTCACCGGACTCGCCCTCAAGGTGGGCCCCCTCGGCGAGCACGACCGCCTGCTGAGCCTGCTCAGTGATGCGGAGGGCGTCAGTCGCTTCGCTGTTCCTGGGGCACGCCGTCCCAAGAGCAGTCTGGCCGCCGCGGCCCCTCTCACCCTGCTGGAACTGCAGGTGGGAGGACGCAGTGGCCTAGCCCGGGTGCGACAACTGCGGGTGCTGCGCAGTTTTTCAGGCCTCGGACAACAGCTGGAAACCCTGGCTGCGGCGCAGGCCCTGTGTGATTTGTGCCTTCAACTGGCGGCCCAGGACCCCGTGGAGGGGCTGCTTGCCACGATGCAGCTGCATCTGGAACGCCTGGAGGAGCACCGAGCCGACCCGGAGCTGGTGCTGGCCTGCACGGTCCAGGCCTGCATCCATCTGCTCACTCTGGGCGGTTATGGACTGCCGTTGCAGACGTGCTGCATCACGGGCGATCGCCTGGACCCACCGCTGGGGCAGTGGGATTGGCGCTGCAGCCTGCTGCCGCAGGACGGGTTTGCGATCGATGAGCAGCCTGGGGCGGCGATCCAGCTGAATCCCTCCGAAATGGCCCTACTCCAGCGACTGACCAGGGCCGAACTACCCCGTCGCCGGGATGGGGAGCTGATGGGCCCCCCAGCCGTATGGCGCCGACTGCTTCGGTTGGTCGAGATTTGGAGCCGGACGCATCTGAACCGACCCAGCAAAGCCCTGGCCATGCTTCGAGAGACGCTGCTGGCAGGCGCGTGA
- a CDS encoding YlqD family protein, with translation MSDGTSLTIKRPITVRAVVTPTWKEEAERELSNGIATADQQLAQLEQEGQDVVDQVRRQSANPLDPRVQDQVAQIQQQVAAKRAELEEQKRNLLQQQAQVRELEMDQIVEQGQLESSCELKVGDNLVQKMQVAIVVKDGVVQSIEEA, from the coding sequence ATGTCCGACGGCACTTCCCTGACGATCAAGCGTCCGATCACCGTCCGCGCCGTGGTGACACCCACTTGGAAAGAGGAAGCAGAGCGCGAACTCAGCAATGGCATTGCCACCGCTGACCAACAGCTAGCTCAGTTGGAACAGGAAGGTCAGGACGTGGTCGACCAGGTGCGTCGTCAGAGCGCTAATCCCCTTGATCCCAGGGTTCAGGATCAGGTGGCGCAGATCCAACAGCAGGTGGCGGCCAAGCGTGCCGAGCTGGAGGAGCAGAAGCGCAACCTGCTTCAGCAGCAGGCCCAGGTGCGTGAGCTGGAAATGGACCAGATAGTTGAGCAGGGTCAGCTCGAGAGCAGCTGTGAGCTGAAGGTCGGCGACAACCTGGTGCAGAAGATGCAGGTGGCCATCGTTGTGAAAGATGGCGTTGTGCAGTCGATTGAGGAAGCCTGA
- a CDS encoding PLP-dependent transferase, which produces MSPRNLLSDPAWQGSDLGRPLPDSPHAVSVALPRWRDVIAYEEKDPACRDALQTVYPRFGQHPLIRELVQPSELANTTVWPYPTEAAALAALAHCQRKAPESGSELIAIAGVSCLRSDAAASPHAKAFWQHTGLGLSSRQAAIALGKEAAPSSESGEAARGVIRERLAGIHGVDAQQISLHPAGMAGLHAALSAIQTLRPSRPTLQLGFPYVDVLKQPRVVFHGGALLQPQTLTEVEAALDRLQPAAVIVELPSNPLLRCMDLPGVSALARNRGIPVIADDTIGTGINLNALPYADLIFTSLTKSFAGRGDVMAGSVLVSPQSPWASSLLKAVPSITPLSDADAIALEIASRDVLQRVPQLDANALVLAERLEAHPDVQRVLHPKSCPNFRALMRRGAGHGCLLSFELKGVQEQSKRVYDALRISKGPSLGTDFSLVCPYTQLAHYDELSWAEQCGVPAHLLRVSVGLEDPDALWMRFKQAFAD; this is translated from the coding sequence GTGAGTCCCCGCAATCTGCTCAGCGATCCGGCCTGGCAGGGCTCTGATCTCGGCCGTCCCCTGCCCGACTCCCCCCATGCGGTGTCTGTGGCGCTGCCGCGCTGGCGCGATGTGATCGCCTACGAGGAAAAGGATCCGGCCTGCCGCGATGCCCTGCAGACGGTCTATCCCCGCTTCGGCCAGCATCCGCTAATCCGAGAACTGGTTCAGCCATCAGAGCTTGCAAACACCACTGTCTGGCCCTATCCCACCGAAGCCGCTGCCCTGGCGGCCCTGGCCCACTGCCAACGCAAGGCACCGGAGAGCGGCTCGGAGTTGATCGCCATTGCAGGCGTGTCCTGCCTGCGCAGCGATGCAGCGGCCAGCCCTCATGCCAAAGCGTTCTGGCAGCACACCGGCCTGGGGCTCTCCTCCCGCCAGGCAGCCATCGCCTTGGGGAAAGAGGCGGCCCCCAGCAGTGAATCCGGCGAAGCGGCCCGCGGGGTTATTCGAGAGCGCCTGGCTGGCATCCATGGCGTCGACGCCCAACAGATCAGCCTGCATCCGGCGGGAATGGCCGGCCTGCATGCAGCGCTCAGCGCCATCCAAACGCTGCGGCCGAGTCGTCCCACGCTGCAGCTGGGCTTTCCCTACGTGGATGTGCTGAAGCAGCCGCGCGTGGTGTTTCACGGTGGCGCGCTATTGCAACCGCAGACCCTCACTGAGGTGGAAGCGGCGCTGGATCGGCTCCAGCCGGCGGCGGTGATCGTGGAGCTGCCGAGCAATCCGCTGCTGCGCTGCATGGACCTACCAGGCGTGTCGGCCTTGGCCCGCAACCGCGGCATTCCGGTGATTGCCGATGACACGATCGGCACTGGAATCAACCTTAATGCCCTGCCCTATGCCGATCTGATCTTCACCTCTCTCACCAAGAGCTTCGCGGGCCGCGGTGATGTGATGGCCGGCAGTGTTCTGGTGAGTCCGCAGTCGCCCTGGGCGTCCTCCCTGCTGAAGGCGGTTCCCAGCATCACCCCGCTTAGCGATGCCGATGCCATCGCCCTGGAGATTGCCAGCCGGGATGTGCTCCAGCGGGTGCCACAACTCGATGCCAACGCTCTGGTACTGGCGGAACGGCTCGAGGCCCACCCAGACGTGCAACGGGTGCTGCATCCGAAAAGCTGCCCCAACTTCCGCGCTTTGATGCGAAGAGGAGCTGGCCATGGCTGCCTGCTCTCCTTTGAACTGAAGGGAGTCCAAGAGCAGTCCAAGCGGGTTTACGACGCGCTTCGGATCAGCAAAGGGCCCAGCCTTGGCACCGATTTCAGCCTAGTTTGCCCTTACACCCAGCTCGCCCACTACGACGAACTGAGCTGGGCAGAACAGTGCGGCGTGCCGGCTCATCTGCTGCGAGTTTCGGTGGGTCTGGAAGACCCCGACGCGCTGTGGATGCGGTTTAAGCAAGCGTTTGCTGACTGA
- a CDS encoding AMP-binding protein: MTASWSPITRETDALQRHAHVQRLSRVDAVWPWLADRYGLIAAVDAPHAAHPERFNFGELAERIATAAAAFRRHGVKDGDVVALFAENSPRWLVADQGLMRAGAADAVRGASAPLEELRYILMDCQATALVVQNAEVWHRLALSPDQRAQLLFVLQLEGEPAEGSIGWEAFLASAAGLDPVHPAGGRDAVATVLYTSGTTGQPKGVPLTHANLLHQMSSLACVAYPEPGAPVLSVLPIWHAYERSASYYFLSCGCTQTYTTIKQLKKDLPRVRPIAMATVPRLWEAVQAGFEDVLKTFPPSRQRLLRAALANSAAQRKAVRTARNLLLEPVSASGRLRACGSASLRWPLHALASTLIWPKLRRQLSGGQLAYPISGGGAIAPHIDAFFEAVGIELLVGYGLTETSPVVSCRRPWRNIRGSSGLPMPQTEFRIVDPDNGQPLGFRQRGRVMVRGPQVMAGYLGKPEASAKVLDAAGWFDTGDLGMLLPDGSVALTGRAKDTIVLSSGENIEPGPLEEALVASPLIEQVMLVGQDERQLGGLIVPREEAIVAWAAEAGVNVAQDLGGQPGDPALLRLLMRECNHLLKQRSGSRGDERLAGVVLVDPFSIENGLLTQTLKQRRDRITSRDHHLIDALYGR, encoded by the coding sequence ATGACGGCCAGCTGGAGCCCGATAACCCGCGAAACTGACGCTTTGCAGCGTCATGCCCATGTTCAGAGGTTGTCGAGGGTTGACGCGGTGTGGCCCTGGCTCGCCGACCGCTACGGGCTGATTGCCGCGGTCGATGCGCCCCATGCGGCGCATCCCGAACGCTTCAATTTCGGCGAACTGGCTGAGCGGATCGCTACAGCTGCCGCCGCCTTTCGGCGCCATGGCGTGAAGGACGGCGATGTAGTGGCTCTGTTTGCCGAGAACAGCCCCCGCTGGCTCGTGGCGGATCAGGGGCTGATGCGTGCAGGTGCCGCTGATGCCGTGCGCGGAGCCTCTGCCCCTCTGGAGGAGCTTCGCTACATCCTCATGGACTGCCAGGCGACGGCCCTCGTGGTGCAGAACGCTGAGGTATGGCATCGTCTGGCCCTCTCCCCAGACCAACGGGCTCAGCTGCTCTTTGTGCTTCAGCTGGAAGGAGAGCCTGCCGAGGGCAGCATCGGCTGGGAGGCGTTTCTGGCGTCAGCTGCTGGGCTTGATCCCGTTCACCCGGCAGGGGGGCGAGACGCCGTGGCCACTGTTCTGTACACCTCGGGCACAACCGGGCAACCCAAAGGGGTCCCGTTGACCCACGCCAACCTGCTTCATCAAATGAGCTCGCTGGCCTGTGTCGCCTATCCCGAGCCCGGTGCTCCGGTTCTCAGTGTGCTGCCGATCTGGCATGCCTACGAGCGCAGTGCCAGCTACTACTTCCTCTCCTGCGGCTGCACGCAGACCTACACAACTATCAAGCAACTGAAGAAGGATCTGCCGCGGGTCCGGCCTATCGCGATGGCCACCGTGCCGCGGCTGTGGGAGGCGGTTCAGGCTGGATTTGAGGATGTTCTCAAGACCTTCCCTCCGTCCCGGCAGCGCCTGCTGCGGGCGGCTTTGGCCAACAGTGCTGCCCAGCGCAAAGCCGTGCGAACGGCGCGCAACCTCCTGCTGGAACCGGTGTCAGCCTCCGGCCGGCTGCGTGCTTGTGGCTCCGCTTCCCTGCGCTGGCCCCTGCATGCCCTGGCATCGACCTTGATCTGGCCGAAGCTGCGGCGACAGCTCAGTGGTGGTCAGCTCGCCTATCCCATCAGCGGTGGTGGTGCCATCGCGCCTCACATCGATGCCTTTTTTGAAGCTGTGGGGATTGAACTGCTGGTGGGCTATGGCCTCACGGAAACCAGCCCTGTGGTGAGCTGCCGAAGGCCCTGGCGCAACATCCGCGGCAGCTCTGGCCTGCCGATGCCCCAGACCGAATTCCGGATCGTCGACCCCGACAACGGCCAGCCCCTGGGCTTCCGGCAACGGGGGCGGGTGATGGTGCGGGGGCCGCAAGTGATGGCGGGCTACCTCGGCAAACCCGAGGCCAGCGCCAAGGTTCTCGATGCCGCGGGATGGTTTGACACTGGCGATCTCGGCATGCTCCTGCCGGATGGTTCCGTGGCCCTCACCGGCCGGGCCAAAGACACGATTGTGCTGAGCAGTGGCGAGAACATCGAGCCCGGCCCACTAGAGGAAGCCCTGGTGGCCAGCCCCCTGATCGAGCAGGTGATGCTGGTGGGCCAGGACGAACGCCAGCTCGGTGGTCTGATCGTTCCCCGGGAGGAGGCGATCGTGGCCTGGGCGGCTGAAGCCGGGGTCAACGTGGCGCAAGACCTGGGCGGCCAACCCGGTGATCCGGCCCTGCTGCGCTTGTTGATGCGCGAATGCAACCACTTGCTCAAGCAGCGGTCTGGTTCCCGTGGGGATGAACGGCTGGCCGGGGTGGTGCTCGTGGATCCCTTCAGCATTGAGAACGGACTCCTGACCCAGACCTTGAAGCAGCGCCGTGATCGCATCACCAGCCGCGATCACCACTTGATCGATGCCCTTTACGGACGTTGA
- the queA gene encoding tRNA preQ1(34) S-adenosylmethionine ribosyltransferase-isomerase QueA produces MPDPRDLQLSSYDYPLPSDRIAQAPVEPRHSARLLMVPPQGEPSPEAAHGQVWDLLEQLQPGDLLVVNDTRVLKARLAVRRSGGGLSELLVLEPRGEGRWLCLARPAKRMRPGDNLTIDGTSISLKVLAEDPASCGRVVQFPGDCRDAETIEGLLNDVGEVPLPPYIERHDPSDSQRYQTRYADRPGAVAAPTAGLHFSDELLAGLHQKGVELARITLHVGLGTFRPVETEDLTALELHSEWVDVSPAVVKAVQACQGRVIAVGTTCVRALEGAAQAHGGVLKPYTGPVDLVIQPGYQFKVIQALLTNFHLPKSSLLLLVSALIGRETLLKLYTEAIERSYRFFSYGDAMWIDAAAVQPQARPPAR; encoded by the coding sequence GTGCCTGACCCCAGGGACCTACAACTCAGCAGCTACGACTACCCGCTGCCGTCCGACCGCATCGCCCAGGCACCGGTCGAGCCCCGGCACAGCGCTCGGTTGTTGATGGTTCCGCCCCAGGGGGAGCCATCACCGGAAGCAGCTCACGGCCAAGTGTGGGATCTGCTGGAGCAGTTGCAGCCCGGTGATCTGCTGGTGGTGAACGACACCCGAGTGCTGAAGGCCCGTCTGGCGGTGCGTCGTTCCGGGGGAGGGTTGTCCGAGTTGCTGGTGCTGGAGCCACGGGGGGAGGGCCGCTGGCTGTGTCTGGCCCGCCCTGCCAAGCGCATGAGGCCCGGCGACAACCTCACGATTGATGGCACCTCGATAAGTTTGAAGGTGCTCGCGGAAGATCCCGCCAGTTGTGGACGGGTGGTGCAGTTTCCCGGTGATTGCAGGGATGCCGAAACCATTGAGGGCCTGCTGAATGACGTGGGCGAAGTTCCTTTACCGCCCTATATCGAACGGCACGATCCCAGCGACAGCCAGCGTTATCAGACCCGCTACGCCGATCGCCCCGGTGCGGTCGCTGCCCCGACTGCGGGGTTGCACTTCAGCGATGAACTACTGGCGGGGTTGCATCAGAAAGGGGTGGAGCTGGCCCGGATTACCCTGCATGTGGGCCTCGGTACCTTTCGCCCCGTTGAAACTGAAGACCTCACCGCCTTGGAGTTGCACAGTGAATGGGTTGATGTTAGCCCCGCTGTGGTGAAGGCGGTGCAGGCTTGCCAAGGCCGTGTGATTGCGGTGGGTACCACCTGTGTTCGAGCTCTGGAGGGAGCCGCTCAGGCTCATGGCGGTGTCCTGAAACCCTACACGGGGCCGGTGGATCTGGTGATTCAGCCGGGTTATCAGTTCAAGGTGATTCAAGCCCTGCTCACCAACTTTCATCTGCCCAAAAGCTCCCTGCTGCTGTTGGTGAGTGCCCTGATCGGCCGGGAAACTCTGCTGAAGCTCTATACCGAAGCGATCGAGAGGAGCTACCGCTTTTTCTCCTATGGCGATGCCATGTGGATTGATGCAGCGGCGGTTCAGCCCCAGGCCCGCCCACCGGCACGTTGA
- the hpf gene encoding ribosome hibernation-promoting factor, HPF/YfiA family, translating into MKLLIHGRNLEITPALRDYTQTKFERATAHFGDAVREADVHLSVARNPRVPQQTAEVTVFANGTVIRAQERSENLYSSIDLAAGKLARQLRRWKERHSDHHHSHGHSASHTPSTDVVNDASPVEASLLQGREAELPNPGVRRKYFSMPPMGLDEARRQLDLIDHDFYLFREKESNQLQVIYRRNHGGYGVIQSRD; encoded by the coding sequence ATGAAGTTGCTGATCCATGGTCGCAACCTCGAGATCACGCCGGCGTTGCGGGACTACACCCAAACCAAATTTGAGCGGGCGACGGCGCACTTCGGTGATGCCGTTCGCGAGGCAGACGTCCATCTCTCAGTGGCCCGCAATCCCCGTGTGCCGCAGCAGACCGCTGAAGTGACGGTCTTTGCCAACGGCACGGTGATCCGCGCCCAAGAACGCAGTGAAAACCTTTACTCCAGCATCGATCTGGCCGCCGGGAAACTGGCCCGCCAACTGCGCCGCTGGAAGGAACGCCACAGCGATCACCACCACAGCCACGGCCACAGCGCCAGCCACACCCCCAGCACAGATGTGGTCAACGATGCATCACCCGTTGAAGCCTCCCTTCTTCAAGGGCGTGAGGCGGAACTGCCCAATCCGGGTGTACGACGCAAATATTTCTCCATGCCGCCCATGGGCCTGGATGAGGCGCGCCGTCAACTGGATCTGATCGACCACGACTTCTACCTGTTCCGGGAGAAGGAGAGCAATCAACTGCAGGTGATCTACCGACGCAACCACGGGGGGTATGGCGTGATTCAGTCTCGTGACTGA
- a CDS encoding dihydrolipoamide acetyltransferase family protein, translated as MATTDIFMPALSSTMTEGKIVEWLKQPGDKVARGESVLVVESDKADMDVESFQDGYLAAVLMPAGSTAPVGETIGLIVETEAEIADAQAKAPSAPAAASAPAPAPAPTPAAVQAPAPTPAPAPVAVLATSAAVVNNGRIVASPRAKKLASQMGVDLATVRGSGPHGRIQAEDVEQASGQPISVPRVAEGTAPAASAAGAPATAAPAAPAGNSFGRPGETVAFNTLQGAVNKNMEASMAVPCFRVGYTITTDKLDAFYKQVKPKGVTMTALLAKAVAVTLARHPQVNAATTPAGMAYPADVNVAVAVAMEDGGLITPVLRNADRTDLYEMSRQWGDLVKRSRSKQLQPEEYSTGTFTLSNLGMFGVDRFDAILPPGTGAILAVAASRPTVVANKDGSIAVKRQMQVNLTADHRVIYGADGAAFLKDLAALIESRPESLAL; from the coding sequence TTGGCGACCACAGACATCTTCATGCCTGCCCTCAGCTCCACCATGACGGAGGGGAAGATCGTCGAGTGGCTGAAACAGCCCGGCGACAAGGTGGCTCGGGGGGAGTCGGTTCTTGTCGTTGAGTCCGACAAGGCGGACATGGACGTTGAGTCATTCCAGGACGGCTACCTCGCTGCGGTCTTGATGCCCGCTGGCAGCACGGCACCGGTGGGTGAAACCATCGGTCTGATTGTCGAAACCGAAGCTGAGATCGCTGACGCGCAGGCCAAGGCCCCCAGCGCTCCTGCTGCGGCGTCAGCCCCTGCACCGGCTCCCGCTCCGACGCCAGCTGCAGTCCAGGCCCCAGCCCCGACCCCTGCGCCGGCTCCTGTCGCCGTCCTGGCGACTTCGGCAGCGGTGGTGAACAACGGCCGCATCGTGGCGAGCCCTCGGGCCAAAAAGCTTGCCTCCCAGATGGGAGTGGATCTGGCCACGGTGCGCGGCAGTGGCCCCCATGGCCGGATTCAGGCGGAGGACGTTGAGCAAGCCTCTGGGCAGCCCATCTCCGTGCCCCGGGTGGCGGAAGGAACAGCCCCCGCAGCTTCTGCGGCAGGCGCACCAGCAACAGCGGCCCCAGCCGCTCCGGCTGGCAACAGCTTCGGGCGGCCCGGCGAGACCGTGGCCTTCAACACCTTGCAAGGTGCGGTGAATAAAAACATGGAAGCGAGCATGGCGGTGCCTTGCTTCCGCGTCGGCTACACCATCACCACCGACAAGCTGGATGCCTTCTACAAACAGGTGAAGCCCAAGGGCGTCACGATGACGGCGCTGCTTGCCAAGGCTGTGGCCGTCACCCTGGCGCGTCACCCCCAGGTGAATGCCGCCACCACACCCGCTGGCATGGCCTACCCGGCCGATGTGAACGTGGCTGTCGCGGTGGCGATGGAAGACGGTGGCTTGATCACGCCGGTGCTGCGCAATGCCGACCGCACCGATCTCTATGAGATGTCGCGTCAGTGGGGTGATCTGGTTAAGCGCTCCCGCAGCAAGCAGCTGCAGCCGGAGGAGTATTCCACGGGCACCTTCACCCTCTCCAACCTCGGGATGTTCGGTGTTGATCGCTTCGATGCGATCCTTCCCCCAGGCACTGGGGCCATCCTTGCCGTCGCCGCATCACGCCCAACAGTGGTGGCGAACAAGGACGGGTCCATCGCCGTCAAGCGTCAGATGCAGGTCAACCTGACGGCGGATCACCGGGTGATTTACGGCGCAGACGGCGCAGCATTCCTGAAGGATCTCGCCGCCCTGATCGAGAGCCGTCCTGAAAGCCTGGCGCTCTGA
- the cysK gene encoding cysteine synthase A: MSRIYDDNSQAIGNTPLVKLNNVTKNCKATVLAKVEGRNPAYSVKCRIGANMIWDAEKSGKLTKGKVIVEPTSGNTGIALAFTAAARGYKLILTMPESMSIERRRVMAVLGAELILTEAAKGMPGAIAKAKEIAESDPAKYFMPGQFDNPANPEIHFKTTGPEIWNDCDGAIDVLVAGVGTGGTITGVSRYIKNEAGKAIEAVAVEPTNSPVITQTMNGEAVKPGPHKIQGIGAGFIPKNLDLSVVDKVEQVTNEESVAMALRLAQEEGLLVGISCGAAAAAAIRLAEKEEYAGKTIVVVLPDLAERYLSSVMFAEVPTGIIEQPVTA, encoded by the coding sequence ATGTCCCGCATTTACGACGACAACAGTCAGGCCATCGGCAACACCCCGCTGGTCAAGCTGAACAACGTCACCAAAAACTGCAAGGCCACCGTGCTGGCCAAGGTTGAGGGGCGCAACCCCGCTTACAGCGTCAAGTGCCGGATCGGCGCCAACATGATCTGGGACGCTGAAAAAAGCGGAAAGCTCACCAAGGGCAAGGTGATTGTTGAGCCCACCTCCGGCAACACCGGCATCGCTCTGGCCTTCACCGCCGCTGCCCGCGGTTACAAGCTGATCCTGACGATGCCCGAGTCGATGTCGATCGAGCGGCGTCGGGTGATGGCCGTGCTCGGGGCTGAACTGATCCTCACCGAAGCAGCCAAGGGCATGCCCGGTGCGATTGCCAAGGCCAAGGAAATCGCTGAAAGCGATCCGGCCAAATATTTCATGCCCGGCCAATTCGACAATCCCGCCAACCCCGAAATCCACTTCAAGACCACCGGTCCTGAAATCTGGAACGACTGCGATGGCGCCATTGATGTGCTGGTGGCCGGCGTCGGCACCGGTGGCACCATCACCGGCGTCTCCCGCTACATCAAAAATGAAGCGGGCAAGGCGATCGAAGCCGTGGCCGTTGAACCGACCAACAGCCCGGTGATCACCCAGACCATGAACGGTGAGGCCGTCAAACCCGGTCCCCACAAGATTCAGGGCATCGGTGCCGGCTTCATCCCCAAAAACCTCGACCTCTCCGTGGTCGACAAGGTGGAGCAGGTGACCAACGAGGAATCCGTCGCGATGGCTCTGCGCCTGGCCCAGGAGGAAGGACTGTTGGTGGGCATCTCTTGCGGTGCCGCCGCCGCTGCCGCCATTCGTCTGGCAGAAAAAGAAGAGTACGCCGGTAAAACCATCGTGGTGGTGCTGCCTGACCTGGCTGAGCGTTACCTCTCCTCAGTGATGTTCGCCGAGGTGCCGACCGGCATCATCGAACAACCCGTCACAGCCTGA